A window of the Microbacterium sp. AZCO genome harbors these coding sequences:
- the prfA gene encoding peptide chain release factor 1, producing MFESVQGLIDEHKAVQEELSDPAVHADAARAKRVNRRYAELSKIVAAHDAWVAASDDLDAARELAKEDDAFADEVPALEEQLAQAQEKLRRLLIPRDPDDARDVIMEIKQGEGGAESALFAADLLRMYLQYAASKGWKAELLERNESDLGGYKDVQVAIKGSSSDPAQGVWAHLKYEGGVHRVQRVPATESQGRIHTSTTGVLVFPEVDEPEEIQIDPNDLKIDVFRSSGPGGQSVNTTDSAVRITHVPTGIVVSMQNEKSQLQNREAGMRVLRARLLAKQQEERDAAASDARRSQIRGMDRSERIRTYNFPENRIADHRTGYKAYNLDQVMDGALGPIVESAIHADEEARLAALGSDA from the coding sequence GTGTTCGAGTCCGTCCAGGGCCTGATCGACGAGCACAAGGCGGTCCAGGAGGAGCTCTCCGACCCCGCCGTGCACGCCGACGCGGCCCGCGCGAAGCGCGTCAACCGGCGCTACGCCGAGCTGTCGAAGATCGTCGCGGCCCACGACGCGTGGGTCGCGGCGTCGGACGACCTCGACGCGGCGCGCGAGCTCGCGAAAGAGGACGACGCCTTCGCCGATGAGGTCCCGGCGCTCGAGGAGCAGCTCGCGCAGGCGCAGGAGAAGCTGCGGCGCCTCCTGATCCCGCGCGACCCCGACGACGCCCGCGACGTGATCATGGAGATCAAGCAGGGCGAGGGCGGCGCCGAGTCGGCGCTGTTCGCGGCCGACCTCCTGCGGATGTACCTGCAGTACGCCGCGTCGAAGGGCTGGAAGGCCGAGCTCCTCGAGCGCAACGAGTCCGACCTCGGCGGCTATAAGGACGTCCAGGTCGCGATCAAGGGCTCGTCCTCCGACCCCGCGCAGGGCGTCTGGGCTCACCTCAAGTATGAGGGCGGCGTGCACCGTGTGCAGCGGGTCCCGGCGACCGAGTCGCAGGGCCGCATCCACACGTCGACGACCGGCGTGCTCGTCTTCCCCGAGGTCGACGAGCCCGAAGAGATCCAGATCGACCCGAACGACCTGAAGATCGACGTCTTCCGCTCGTCCGGCCCGGGCGGCCAGTCGGTCAACACGACGGACTCCGCGGTGCGCATCACGCACGTCCCGACCGGCATCGTCGTGTCGATGCAGAACGAGAAGTCGCAGCTGCAGAACCGCGAGGCGGGCATGCGCGTGCTGCGCGCCCGGCTCCTCGCGAAGCAGCAGGAGGAGCGGGATGCCGCGGCCTCCGACGCCCGCAGGTCGCAGATCCGCGGCATGGACCGCTCCGAGCGCATCCGCACCTACAACTTCCCCGAGAACCGCATCGCCGACCACCGCACCGGCTACAAGGCGTACAACCTCGACCAGGTGATGGACGGCGCGCTCGGCCCCATCGTGGAGTCGGCCATCCACGCCGACGAAGAGGCGCGCCTCGCCGCCCTCGGCTCCGACGCCTGA
- the epsC gene encoding serine O-acetyltransferase EpsC: MIGSSAIGRVREDLAAAKLRDPAARSGLEIALLYPGLHAIWAHRVDHWLWQRGYRFIARAGSQIVRWLTGIEIHPGATIGRRFFIDHGMGVVIGETAEVGDDVMLYHGVTLGGRTRDSGKRHPTIGDGVAVGAGAKVLGPITIGDGSVIGANAVVTKDAPADSILVGIPAKPRARRVGEDTRALLTVPEYFI; the protein is encoded by the coding sequence GTGATCGGCTCGTCGGCGATCGGCCGCGTGCGCGAAGACCTCGCGGCCGCGAAGCTCCGCGACCCCGCCGCCCGCAGCGGCCTCGAGATCGCGCTCCTCTACCCCGGCCTGCACGCCATCTGGGCGCACCGTGTGGACCACTGGCTGTGGCAGCGCGGCTACCGCTTCATCGCGCGCGCGGGATCGCAGATCGTGCGCTGGCTCACGGGCATCGAGATCCACCCCGGCGCGACCATCGGGCGCCGCTTCTTCATCGACCACGGCATGGGCGTCGTGATCGGCGAGACCGCCGAGGTCGGCGATGACGTCATGCTGTACCACGGCGTCACGCTCGGCGGCCGCACGCGCGACAGCGGCAAGCGCCACCCCACGATCGGCGACGGCGTCGCCGTCGGAGCGGGCGCGAAGGTGCTGGGTCCTATCACGATCGGCGACGGGTCCGTCATCGGCGCGAACGCGGTCGTCACGAAGGACGCCCCGGCCGACAGCATCCTGGTCGGCATCCCGGCGAAGCCGCGAGCCCGTCGCGTCGGAGAGGACACGCGTGCCTTGCTGACGGTCCCCGAGTACTTCATCTGA
- the cysK gene encoding cysteine synthase A: MPRIHSDITTAFGDTPLVRLNRLTEGLGADVLVKLEFYNPGSSVKDRLGVALVAAAEASGELKPGGTIVESTSGNTGIALALIGAARGYKVILTMPASMSKERRTLLKAYGAELVLTDPYKGMTEAVDTAKRIVAETPGAVLARQFEHSANAEIHRRTTAEEIWRDTDGRVDWFVAGSGTGGTITGVGQVLKERNPDVRIALVEPKDSPVLTEGRAGGHRIQGIGPNFVPDVLDRSVVDEIFDVEFDDAIRVARALATDEGILAGMSAGAAVWAALEIAARPEADGKRIVVIIPDAGERYLSTALYEHLREDAS; encoded by the coding sequence GTGCCCCGCATCCATTCCGACATCACGACGGCATTCGGCGACACCCCTCTGGTGCGCCTGAACCGACTGACGGAGGGGCTCGGCGCTGACGTCCTCGTCAAACTCGAGTTCTACAACCCGGGCTCCAGCGTCAAGGACCGCCTCGGCGTCGCGCTCGTCGCGGCGGCCGAGGCGTCCGGCGAGCTGAAGCCCGGCGGCACGATCGTCGAGTCCACGAGCGGCAACACCGGGATCGCGCTCGCGCTCATCGGCGCGGCCCGCGGCTACAAGGTCATCCTCACGATGCCCGCCTCGATGTCGAAGGAGCGTCGGACGCTCCTCAAGGCCTACGGCGCCGAGCTCGTGCTGACCGACCCCTACAAGGGCATGACGGAGGCCGTCGACACCGCCAAGCGCATCGTCGCCGAGACCCCCGGCGCGGTCCTGGCACGGCAGTTCGAGCACTCCGCCAACGCCGAGATCCACCGCCGCACGACGGCGGAGGAGATCTGGCGCGACACCGACGGCCGCGTCGACTGGTTCGTCGCCGGCTCGGGCACGGGCGGCACGATCACGGGCGTGGGCCAGGTGCTCAAGGAGCGCAACCCCGACGTGAGGATCGCGCTCGTCGAGCCGAAGGACTCCCCCGTGCTCACCGAGGGGCGTGCCGGCGGTCACCGCATCCAGGGCATCGGCCCCAACTTCGTGCCCGACGTCCTCGACCGCAGCGTCGTCGACGAGATCTTCGACGTCGAGTTCGACGACGCCATCCGCGTCGCGCGCGCCCTGGCGACCGACGAGGGGATCCTCGCCGGGATGTCCGCCGGCGCCGCGGTGTGGGCCGCGCTGGAGATCGCCGCGCGGCCCGAGGCCGATGGGAAGCGCATCGTCGTCATCATCCCCGACGCCGGCGAGCGCTACCTCTCCACCGCCCTGTACGAGCACCTCCGCGAGGACGCGTCGTGA
- the rho gene encoding transcription termination factor Rho, with protein sequence MESISEIHTDTPADERTEALEGGETVLDGDIAAENAAEASAEAADTSAAQAPAEEAPAEPEAPAEEAPAEPDAEEPAAEEQPAEAAPVEAVEGEQPAAEAEPVADAAPVADAQPEAAEAQPEVAEQPAAEAQPEPAAEEAPAAPARAPRKRAPRRAKSTGAQGAEPEAAAAPADVEAQPEAAAEQPAEAAPAAEVATEEAPAEATAPAVTDAEQPAEGEQPGGQQAEGEPAAEAEASTESTGDETPSRSRSRSRSRNRNRGANGQNGQNAPQQGGQQQNAPQASQPAAEQDDEGGAANSRNRQRNKRRGQTTGDEFETEIGEDDVLIPIAGILDVLDNYAFVRTTGYLPGPSDVYVSLGQVKKYNLRKGDAVVGAIKQPREGEQSSRQKYNALVKVDAVNGLSVDDAATRVEFGKLTPLYPQERLRLETAPEKLTQRIIDLVAPIGKGQRGLIVAPPKAGKTIVLQQIANAIAINNPEVHLMVVLVDERPEEVTDMQRTVKGEVIASTFDRPAEDHTTVAELAIERAKRLVELGRDVVVLLDSITRLGRAYNISAPTSGRVLTGGVDASALYPPKRFFGAARNIENGGSLTILATALVETGSKMDDVIFEEFKGTGNSELRLSRQLADKRIFPAVDVNASSTRREEMLLSPDEVKITWKLRRALAGLDPQQALEVVLGKLKETQSNVEFLVQMQKSIPTPAHGGGRSHDHDNSIR encoded by the coding sequence GTGGAGTCCATCTCCGAGATCCACACCGACACGCCCGCCGACGAGCGCACGGAAGCGCTCGAGGGCGGCGAGACGGTCCTCGACGGCGACATCGCCGCCGAGAACGCAGCCGAGGCGTCCGCCGAGGCCGCAGACACATCTGCCGCCCAGGCGCCTGCCGAAGAGGCGCCGGCCGAGCCTGAGGCGCCGGCCGAGGAGGCCCCGGCGGAGCCCGACGCCGAGGAGCCCGCCGCCGAGGAGCAGCCCGCCGAGGCCGCACCGGTCGAGGCCGTCGAGGGCGAGCAGCCCGCCGCCGAGGCGGAGCCCGTCGCTGACGCCGCCCCCGTCGCCGACGCTCAGCCCGAGGCCGCCGAGGCGCAGCCCGAGGTCGCCGAGCAGCCTGCCGCTGAGGCGCAGCCCGAGCCCGCCGCCGAGGAGGCCCCTGCGGCTCCTGCCCGCGCACCGCGCAAGCGCGCCCCGCGCCGCGCCAAGAGCACCGGCGCCCAGGGCGCAGAGCCCGAGGCCGCCGCCGCCCCGGCCGACGTCGAGGCGCAGCCCGAAGCCGCCGCCGAGCAGCCCGCCGAGGCCGCGCCGGCCGCCGAGGTCGCGACCGAAGAGGCGCCTGCCGAGGCGACCGCGCCCGCGGTCACCGACGCCGAGCAGCCCGCCGAGGGCGAGCAGCCCGGGGGGCAGCAGGCCGAGGGCGAGCCCGCCGCCGAGGCCGAGGCATCCACCGAATCCACGGGCGACGAGACCCCGTCGCGCTCGCGCAGCCGTTCGCGCAGCCGCAACCGCAACCGCGGCGCCAACGGTCAGAACGGCCAGAACGCCCCGCAGCAGGGCGGTCAGCAGCAGAACGCGCCGCAGGCGAGCCAGCCCGCCGCCGAGCAGGACGACGAGGGCGGTGCCGCGAACAGCCGCAACCGCCAGCGCAACAAGCGCCGCGGTCAGACGACGGGCGACGAGTTCGAGACCGAGATCGGCGAGGACGACGTCCTGATCCCGATCGCGGGCATCCTCGACGTGCTCGACAACTACGCCTTCGTCCGCACGACCGGCTACCTTCCCGGCCCGAGTGACGTCTACGTCTCGCTCGGCCAGGTGAAGAAGTACAACCTGCGCAAGGGCGACGCCGTCGTGGGTGCGATCAAGCAGCCGCGCGAGGGCGAGCAGTCGAGCCGTCAGAAGTACAACGCGCTCGTCAAGGTCGACGCCGTCAACGGCCTCTCGGTCGACGACGCCGCGACGCGCGTCGAGTTCGGCAAGCTGACGCCGCTCTACCCGCAGGAGCGCCTGCGCCTCGAGACGGCCCCCGAGAAGCTGACGCAGCGCATCATCGACCTCGTCGCGCCGATCGGCAAGGGCCAGCGCGGTCTCATCGTCGCGCCTCCGAAGGCCGGCAAGACGATCGTCCTGCAGCAGATCGCCAACGCCATCGCGATCAACAACCCCGAGGTCCACCTCATGGTCGTGCTGGTCGACGAGCGGCCCGAAGAGGTCACCGACATGCAGCGCACGGTCAAGGGTGAGGTCATCGCCTCCACCTTCGACCGTCCCGCGGAGGACCACACGACGGTCGCCGAGCTCGCCATCGAGCGCGCGAAGCGCCTCGTCGAGCTCGGCCGCGACGTCGTCGTGCTTCTCGACTCGATCACACGCCTGGGCCGCGCCTACAACATCTCTGCACCGACGTCGGGTCGCGTCCTGACCGGCGGTGTGGACGCCTCGGCGCTGTACCCGCCCAAGCGCTTCTTCGGCGCTGCGCGCAACATCGAGAACGGCGGATCGCTCACGATCCTCGCGACCGCGCTCGTCGAGACGGGCTCCAAGATGGACGACGTCATCTTCGAGGAGTTCAAGGGCACGGGCAACAGCGAGCTGCGCCTCAGCCGTCAGCTCGCCGACAAGCGCATCTTCCCGGCGGTCGACGTCAATGCGTCGAGCACCCGCCGCGAGGAGATGCTGCTCTCGCCCGACGAGGTCAAGATCACCTGGAAGCTCCGTCGCGCGCTCGCGGGCCTCGACCCGCAGCAGGCCCTCGAGGTCGTGCTCGGAAAGCTCAAGGAGACGCAGTCGAACGTCGAGTTCCTCGTGCAGATGCAGAAGTCGATCCCGACTCCCGCGCACGGCGGCGGCCGCAGCCACGACCACGACAACAGCATCCGCTGA